A single window of Synechococcus sp. CBW1004 DNA harbors:
- a CDS encoding BamA/TamA family outer membrane protein: MVGPGSRRSYNASNLALPFLAGALPLGALTLLVPPARAQDSPPPGRDAIALAAGPVAPRSTTGLSWPELTALPPLPSESAPSASAFAMPTADPDAQALLAALPGDGTSNVTASSSTSIGDLAQAAPEAAPPTDPQSPAGDPLSPAGDAPEATPTPAPTPAQPSPSPSLEPQAAQEPKVLISEVVIEGLDGHPEKERLEIAAYAAMSVTPGSEITRSQLRNDLAAVYATGWFADVRIEPEDSPLGVRLKVQVVPNPVLTSISLDPADAEVPKQVVDDTFAPDLGKTLNLNTLQTRMQELQKWYADQGYSLARVTGPGRISPDGNVQLVVRQGTVAGVEVQFVNKEGSTTNDKGQPIRGKTKPWVISREISIKPGQVFNRRNLEEDLKRLYGTGLFADVKVTLRPVADNPGEVTIVLGVVEQSTGSLSGGLGYSQSQGVFGQIQVQDSNLLGRAWDLATSFTYGQFGALADITFTDPWIKGDPFRTAFRLKAFISRDVPQIFQSQDNGSILTATNFYEAPGTSVAYNINALNNPEGKVFGSVQEAQNANSSLSWFDYNGNSVVIQRVGGNLQFVRPLNGGNPYKRVPWSVIVGLSGQQVTPMDFSGRSNPFGIASNNFNFSGSEVPINSVICLAYNCATNNQLFGVRVAATMNNLNDPRNPTQGNFLSVGTEQFFSVGPDSPTFNRMRASYTHYIPVNWLKLYKGCRPKPGETADCKQALAFQVSAGANVGQLPPYEAFCLGGGNSVRGYYDCDLGVGRSFGEATIEYRFPIFSIISGELFIDGGTTFGSQANVPGNPGGLLLKPGQGFSVGTGLIVTTPVGPLRLEVASQDFTGNWRFNLGVGWKF, encoded by the coding sequence ATGGTTGGCCCTGGTTCGCGCAGGTCATACAACGCCTCCAACCTTGCCCTGCCCTTCCTGGCCGGAGCCCTGCCGCTGGGAGCCCTGACCCTGCTGGTTCCTCCCGCGCGGGCGCAGGACTCCCCCCCACCCGGTCGCGACGCCATCGCGCTGGCCGCCGGTCCGGTGGCGCCGCGATCGACCACCGGCCTCAGCTGGCCTGAGCTGACCGCCCTGCCGCCCCTCCCGTCGGAATCGGCCCCATCAGCGTCAGCCTTCGCCATGCCCACGGCGGACCCCGATGCTCAGGCGCTTCTGGCGGCACTCCCCGGGGACGGCACCTCAAACGTCACCGCCAGCAGCTCCACCTCCATCGGCGATCTCGCCCAGGCAGCCCCTGAAGCCGCTCCCCCCACCGATCCGCAGAGTCCAGCCGGCGATCCCCTGAGCCCTGCCGGCGATGCGCCGGAGGCAACCCCCACCCCGGCGCCGACTCCCGCTCAGCCCTCTCCCTCCCCGTCGCTGGAGCCGCAGGCGGCCCAGGAGCCGAAGGTGCTGATCAGCGAGGTGGTGATCGAAGGCCTCGATGGCCATCCCGAGAAGGAACGGCTGGAAATCGCGGCCTACGCCGCCATGAGCGTCACCCCCGGCAGCGAGATCACCCGCAGCCAGCTGCGCAACGACCTGGCGGCGGTCTATGCCACCGGCTGGTTCGCCGATGTGCGCATCGAGCCGGAGGACAGCCCCCTCGGGGTCCGCCTGAAAGTCCAGGTGGTGCCCAACCCCGTGCTGACCTCGATCAGCCTCGATCCCGCCGACGCCGAGGTGCCGAAGCAGGTGGTGGACGACACCTTCGCCCCGGATCTGGGCAAGACGCTCAACCTCAACACCCTGCAGACCCGCATGCAGGAGCTGCAGAAGTGGTATGCGGATCAGGGCTACTCCCTCGCCCGGGTGACTGGACCGGGACGCATCAGCCCCGACGGCAACGTGCAACTGGTCGTCCGGCAGGGAACCGTGGCCGGCGTCGAGGTGCAGTTCGTCAACAAGGAAGGCTCCACCACCAACGACAAGGGCCAGCCGATCAGAGGCAAGACCAAGCCCTGGGTGATCAGTCGCGAGATCTCGATCAAGCCCGGACAGGTGTTCAACCGCCGCAACCTCGAGGAGGATCTCAAGCGGCTCTACGGCACCGGGCTGTTCGCCGATGTGAAGGTGACCCTGCGCCCGGTGGCCGACAACCCCGGCGAGGTGACGATCGTGCTGGGGGTCGTCGAGCAGTCAACCGGCTCTCTGTCCGGGGGCCTCGGCTACAGCCAGAGCCAGGGTGTGTTCGGTCAGATCCAGGTGCAGGACAGCAACCTGCTCGGACGGGCCTGGGACCTGGCCACCAGCTTCACCTACGGCCAGTTCGGGGCCCTGGCGGACATCACCTTCACCGATCCCTGGATCAAGGGAGACCCGTTCCGCACGGCCTTCCGGCTCAAGGCGTTCATCAGCCGTGATGTGCCGCAGATTTTCCAGAGCCAGGACAACGGCAGCATTCTGACGGCCACCAATTTCTACGAAGCACCAGGCACGAGTGTCGCCTACAACATCAACGCGCTCAACAACCCTGAGGGCAAAGTCTTCGGATCGGTGCAGGAGGCTCAAAATGCCAACAGCAGCCTCAGCTGGTTTGACTACAACGGCAACTCCGTGGTGATCCAACGGGTGGGAGGCAACCTTCAATTCGTCCGGCCTCTCAACGGCGGCAACCCCTACAAGCGCGTGCCCTGGAGCGTCATCGTCGGCCTCAGCGGCCAGCAGGTGACACCGATGGATTTCTCCGGACGTTCCAATCCCTTCGGCATCGCCAGCAACAACTTCAACTTCAGTGGCTCTGAGGTCCCGATCAATTCCGTGATCTGCCTCGCCTACAACTGCGCCACCAATAACCAGTTGTTCGGGGTTCGCGTCGCGGCCACGATGAACAACCTCAATGACCCCCGCAACCCCACGCAGGGCAACTTCCTCAGCGTTGGCACCGAGCAATTCTTCTCGGTGGGCCCCGATTCGCCCACCTTCAACCGGATGCGGGCCAGTTACACCCACTACATTCCGGTCAACTGGCTGAAGTTGTACAAGGGCTGTCGCCCCAAACCCGGCGAGACCGCCGACTGCAAACAGGCGCTGGCCTTCCAGGTGTCGGCGGGGGCCAATGTCGGCCAGCTTCCGCCCTACGAGGCCTTCTGCCTGGGGGGCGGCAACTCGGTGCGCGGCTACTACGACTGCGATCTCGGGGTGGGCCGCAGCTTCGGCGAAGCGACGATCGAATACCGCTTCCCGATCTTCAGCATCATCAGCGGCGAGCTGTTCATCGACGGCGGCACCACCTTCGGCAGCCAGGCCAACGTGCCCGGCAACCCTGGCGGCCTGTTGCTCAAGCCCGGCCAGGGCTTCTCGGTGGGCACCGGTCTGATCGTCACCACCCCTGTGGGGCCGCTGCGGCTTGAAGTGGCCAGCCAGGACTTCACCGGCAACTGGCGCTTCAACCTCGGCGTCGGCTGGAAGTTCTGA
- the lpxC gene encoding UDP-3-O-acyl-N-acetylglucosamine deacetylase, translating to MRWPSDYSRAWTLSGTVERSGVGLHSGASARVSLRPGARSGYWVGWLDDPALPLQRLEPGQVSETRLCTALQLAERRLATVEHLLAALAGSGVSQAEIWVEGSEIPLLDGSALPWVEAIAEAGLDEIGPRPMPVLHGEPITLRHGQSFVMAMAGETLQLGAAIEFPQAAIGRQLHSLELTPERFVREIAPARTFGFRDQVEALLAAGLIRGGALENALVCDGDRWLNPPLRFEDEPVRHKLLDLIGDLALVGLPQAQVFAYRGSHGLHTALATALQRQTGAAAPLSTNTSAATTPSASVRRP from the coding sequence ATGCGCTGGCCGAGCGACTACAGCCGCGCCTGGACCCTGTCGGGCACCGTGGAACGCAGCGGCGTGGGGCTGCACAGCGGTGCTTCCGCCCGCGTCAGCCTGCGGCCCGGCGCCAGATCGGGGTACTGGGTGGGCTGGCTAGACGATCCCGCGCTGCCCCTGCAGCGGCTGGAACCCGGCCAGGTGAGCGAGACACGTCTGTGCACCGCCCTGCAACTGGCCGAACGCCGGCTGGCGACCGTGGAGCACCTGCTGGCGGCCCTGGCGGGCAGCGGCGTCAGCCAGGCCGAGATCTGGGTGGAGGGCAGCGAGATTCCCCTGCTCGACGGCTCAGCCCTGCCCTGGGTGGAAGCCATCGCCGAAGCCGGCCTGGACGAGATCGGGCCCCGTCCCATGCCGGTCCTGCACGGTGAGCCGATCACCCTGCGCCACGGCCAGAGCTTCGTGATGGCGATGGCCGGTGAAACCCTTCAGCTGGGCGCCGCGATCGAATTTCCCCAGGCCGCCATCGGTCGTCAGCTTCACTCCCTGGAGCTCACCCCGGAGCGCTTCGTGCGGGAGATCGCCCCGGCGCGCACCTTCGGCTTCCGCGATCAGGTGGAGGCCCTGCTGGCCGCCGGACTCATCCGCGGCGGCGCCCTCGAGAACGCCCTCGTCTGCGATGGCGACCGCTGGCTCAACCCACCGCTGCGTTTTGAGGACGAACCGGTGCGCCATAAGCTCTTGGACCTGATCGGAGATCTGGCATTGGTGGGCCTGCCTCAGGCTCAGGTCTTTGCCTATCGCGGTTCCCACGGCCTGCACACGGCCCTGGCAACTGCCCTCCAGCGACAGACCGGAGCTGCTGCCCCCCTGTCCACCAACACGTCCGCCGCCACCACTCCTTCAGCATCCGTCCGCCGCCCTTGA
- the fabZ gene encoding 3-hydroxyacyl-ACP dehydratase FabZ, translated as MTATTLSSTGSPAPESGAAQATTTVAAEAPAAAFGSGASVEPAVLACEQILNLLPHRYPFALVDRVVAHEPGRMAVAIKNVTFNEPHFQGHFPGRPLMPGVLIVEAMAQVGGLIVTQMPDLPKGLFVFAGIDGVRFRRPVVPGDQLRIRCELLSLKRRRFGKVQAEATVAGELVCSGTLMFSLVD; from the coding sequence TTGACCGCCACCACCCTCTCCTCCACCGGATCCCCCGCGCCCGAATCCGGGGCCGCCCAGGCCACCACCACCGTCGCGGCGGAGGCTCCGGCAGCCGCCTTCGGCAGCGGGGCCAGCGTCGAACCGGCCGTCCTGGCCTGCGAACAGATCCTCAACCTGCTACCCCATCGCTATCCCTTCGCGCTGGTGGATCGGGTGGTGGCCCATGAGCCCGGCCGCATGGCCGTGGCGATCAAGAACGTCACCTTCAATGAGCCTCATTTCCAGGGGCATTTCCCCGGAAGGCCCCTGATGCCCGGCGTGCTGATCGTCGAGGCGATGGCCCAGGTCGGCGGCCTGATCGTCACCCAGATGCCGGATCTGCCCAAGGGGCTGTTCGTGTTCGCCGGCATCGACGGCGTGCGCTTCCGCCGGCCTGTGGTGCCCGGAGATCAGCTGCGCATCCGCTGCGAACTGCTCAGCCTCAAACGCAGGCGCTTCGGCAAGGTGCAGGCCGAGGCCACCGTGGCAGGTGAGCTGGTGTGCTCCGGCACGCTGATGTTCTCCCTGGTGGACTGA
- the lpxA gene encoding acyl-ACP--UDP-N-acetylglucosamine O-acyltransferase, translating into MTSAAMAPTIHPTAVVDPQARLADGVQIGPYAVIGPEVEIGEGSRIGPHVVIDGRVRMGRGNRIFPGACIGLEPQDLKYSGAPTEVILGDENTIRECVTINRATHDGEQTSLGSGNLLMAYSHIGHNCHLGDRIVIANGVAVAGHVVIGDRAVIGGVLGIHQFVQIGTLAMVGGMSRIDRDVPPFLMVEGHPGRVRGLNRIGLRRSGLAERDGGAQLRQLQEIWSLLYRSDLVLAAALQQARRQPLLDAAEELVAFLEASLAPGRRGPLPAGR; encoded by the coding sequence ATGACCTCCGCAGCCATGGCTCCCACGATCCACCCCACCGCGGTGGTCGATCCCCAGGCGCGCCTCGCCGATGGCGTGCAGATCGGCCCCTACGCCGTCATCGGTCCGGAGGTGGAGATCGGCGAAGGCAGTCGCATCGGCCCCCATGTGGTGATTGACGGCCGCGTGCGCATGGGACGAGGGAACCGCATCTTTCCGGGTGCCTGCATCGGCCTGGAGCCCCAGGATCTCAAGTACAGCGGTGCCCCCACCGAGGTGATCCTCGGCGATGAGAACACCATCCGGGAGTGCGTCACGATCAACCGCGCCACCCATGACGGGGAACAGACGAGCCTCGGCAGCGGCAACCTGCTGATGGCCTACAGCCACATCGGTCACAACTGCCATCTGGGGGATCGCATCGTGATCGCCAACGGCGTCGCGGTGGCCGGCCATGTGGTGATCGGCGATCGGGCCGTGATCGGCGGTGTGCTGGGCATCCACCAGTTCGTGCAGATCGGCACCCTGGCGATGGTGGGCGGCATGAGCCGCATCGACCGGGATGTGCCGCCGTTCCTGATGGTGGAAGGGCACCCCGGGCGGGTTCGTGGCCTGAACCGCATCGGCCTGCGCCGCAGCGGCCTGGCGGAGCGGGACGGCGGCGCCCAGCTGCGCCAGCTGCAGGAGATCTGGTCGTTGCTTTACCGGAGCGATCTGGTGCTGGCCGCAGCTCTGCAGCAGGCTCGCCGCCAGCCCCTGCTCGATGCCGCCGAAGAGCTGGTGGCCTTCCTGGAGGCCTCCCTGGCGCCCGGCCGGCGCGGTCCGCTGCCGGCCGGGCGCTGA
- the lpxB gene encoding lipid-A-disaccharide synthase gives MVRLLISTGEVSGDLQGSLLIQALFAEARSRGLELEVVALGGERMRQAGATLLADTLGMGAIGLWEALPLVLPTLRLQRRLRRWLDLHPPDGAVLIDYMGANVNLGLRLRRRFPQLPILYYIAPQEWAWRLGEGGTTRLIGFTDLILAIFPEEARFYGSRGAAVTWVGHPLLDTLADLPDRAGARRELGLDPDVPVLLLLPASRTQELRYLLPPMLEAVARLQRTLPALEVLLPAAQPGFRERLESAGAEAGVRLRVIPADQADARWPLLCAAADAALTKSGTANLQLALRGVPQVAGYRVSRVTALVARHLLRFAVDHISPVNLILHERLVPELLQDDFQAEAIVAALEPLLQPGSTAAAIQREGYTRLRQRLGEPGVTRRAACAILDQLQMACGNAAAPLAVS, from the coding sequence ATGGTGCGCCTGCTGATCAGCACCGGCGAGGTCTCCGGGGATCTCCAGGGTTCCCTGCTGATCCAGGCCCTGTTCGCCGAGGCCCGCAGCCGCGGCCTGGAGCTGGAGGTGGTCGCCCTCGGCGGCGAGCGGATGCGTCAGGCCGGAGCCACGCTGCTGGCCGACACGCTGGGGATGGGAGCGATCGGGCTCTGGGAGGCCCTGCCGCTGGTGCTGCCCACCCTGCGGCTGCAGCGCCGGCTGCGCCGCTGGCTGGACCTCCATCCTCCGGATGGTGCGGTCCTGATCGACTACATGGGCGCCAACGTCAACCTGGGCCTGCGGCTTCGCCGGCGCTTCCCGCAGCTGCCGATCCTCTATTACATCGCCCCGCAGGAGTGGGCCTGGCGCCTGGGTGAGGGCGGCACCACCCGCCTGATCGGCTTCACCGATCTGATCCTGGCCATCTTCCCGGAGGAGGCCCGCTTCTACGGCTCCCGCGGTGCTGCCGTCACCTGGGTGGGGCACCCTCTGCTCGACACACTCGCCGATCTGCCCGACCGGGCCGGGGCGCGCCGGGAGCTGGGGCTCGATCCTGACGTCCCGGTGCTGCTGCTGTTGCCGGCCTCGCGCACGCAGGAGCTGCGCTATCTGCTGCCGCCGATGCTCGAGGCCGTGGCGCGGCTCCAGCGGACGCTTCCGGCCCTGGAGGTGCTGCTGCCCGCCGCCCAGCCCGGCTTCCGGGAGCGGCTGGAGTCCGCCGGCGCCGAAGCGGGGGTGCGACTGCGGGTGATCCCCGCCGATCAGGCCGACGCGCGCTGGCCTCTGCTCTGCGCCGCCGCCGATGCCGCCCTCACCAAGTCGGGCACCGCCAACCTGCAGCTGGCCCTGCGCGGGGTGCCGCAGGTGGCCGGCTACCGCGTCAGCCGTGTCACGGCCCTGGTGGCGCGCCACCTGCTGCGCTTCGCCGTCGATCACATCTCACCGGTGAACCTGATCCTGCACGAACGTCTGGTGCCGGAACTGCTGCAGGACGACTTCCAGGCCGAAGCGATCGTGGCGGCCCTGGAGCCCCTGCTGCAACCGGGGAGCACCGCCGCGGCCATCCAGCGGGAGGGTTACACGCGCCTGCGCCAGCGGCTCGGTGAGCCGGGCGTCACGCGACGGGCGGCCTGCGCCATTCTCGACCAGCTGCAGATGGCCTGTGGCAACGCGGCCGCTCCCCTGGCGGTCTCCTGA
- the msrA gene encoding peptide-methionine (S)-S-oxide reductase MsrA — protein sequence MRCFALLLSLLLLLFGPAPQALAATEEAVLAGGCFWCLEHDLEELPGVLDVVSGYSGGSLERPSYRQVSAGGTGHQEAVRVRFDTEKIRYATLLRAYWRNIDPFDGRGQFCDKGDSYRPVIFTANAQQMVEARNSAVAAARELGRPVSALKVAIKPLNRFWPAETYHQDYAERNALKYRYYRFACGRDRRLDQVWGARARSDQPWKGKV from the coding sequence ATGCGCTGCTTCGCCCTGCTGCTCAGCCTGCTGCTCCTCCTGTTCGGACCGGCCCCGCAAGCCCTGGCCGCCACCGAGGAGGCTGTCCTGGCGGGCGGCTGTTTCTGGTGCCTGGAGCACGACCTGGAGGAGCTGCCGGGGGTCCTGGACGTGGTCAGCGGCTACAGCGGCGGCAGCCTCGAGCGGCCCAGCTACCGCCAGGTGTCCGCCGGCGGCACGGGCCATCAGGAGGCGGTGCGGGTGCGCTTCGACACCGAGAAGATCCGCTACGCCACTCTGCTGCGCGCCTATTGGCGCAACATCGATCCCTTCGATGGCCGCGGCCAGTTCTGCGACAAGGGAGACTCCTACCGGCCGGTGATCTTCACCGCCAATGCCCAGCAGATGGTGGAGGCCCGCAACAGCGCCGTGGCGGCCGCCCGGGAGCTGGGACGGCCCGTCTCGGCTCTGAAGGTGGCGATCAAGCCTCTGAACCGCTTCTGGCCGGCGGAGACGTACCACCAGGACTACGCCGAGCGAAACGCGCTCAAGTACCGCTACTACCGCTTCGCCTGCGGCCGCGACCGCCGCCTCGATCAGGTGTGGGGCGCGCGCGCCCGCAGCGACCAGCCCTGGAAAGGCAAGGTCTGA
- a CDS encoding leucyl aminopeptidase, producing MEFRCVPSTGDDLLAGWSGDGLAIGLFSDEEHPGRRQLRERFGSALDAHLEQRRFQARPGDLVTIERLDQSPSLLILVGLGEAADFHLSALRQACGQVARRASQLGVKQLGLRMPVEGFGGAAAAAAMAEATRLSLYADQRFKSEPEPQRLPEDIALLGLGEDGWEGLLHHDALCCGVELARQLVAAPPNIATPQALADVAAAIAQGFDLELKVLERDECEALGMGAYLGVAQGSDLPPRFIHLTYRPSGEVKRRVVLVGKGLTFDSGGYNLKTAGSQIEMMKYDMGGSAAVLGAARAIGQRRPEGVEVHVIVASCENMISGGAIHPGDILTASNGTTIEINNTDAEGRLTLADALVYASKLEPDAIVDLATLTGACVIALGEEIAGLWANSDLLADGLLSGARLGGESLWRMPLQASYKSGLKSTLADLKNTGPRPGGSITAALFLQDFVAKGIAWAHIDIAGTVWADKERGQHPAGATGFGVATLVNWIVDGAAA from the coding sequence ATGGAATTCCGCTGCGTGCCGTCCACCGGAGACGATCTGCTGGCCGGCTGGAGTGGCGATGGGCTGGCCATCGGTCTGTTCAGCGACGAGGAGCATCCCGGTCGGCGCCAGCTGCGCGAGCGCTTCGGTTCCGCCCTCGATGCCCACCTTGAGCAGCGGCGCTTCCAGGCCAGGCCGGGTGATCTGGTCACGATCGAACGGCTCGATCAGAGTCCGTCGCTGCTGATCCTGGTGGGGCTGGGTGAAGCTGCTGATTTCCATCTGAGTGCCCTGCGGCAGGCCTGCGGTCAGGTGGCCAGGCGCGCCTCCCAGCTCGGCGTGAAGCAGCTGGGACTGCGCATGCCGGTGGAGGGTTTCGGTGGCGCCGCGGCGGCAGCGGCCATGGCCGAGGCCACCCGGCTCTCCCTCTACGCCGATCAGCGCTTCAAGAGCGAGCCCGAACCGCAGCGGCTGCCCGAGGACATCGCCCTGCTGGGCCTTGGCGAGGACGGCTGGGAGGGGCTGCTCCATCACGACGCGCTCTGCTGTGGCGTCGAGCTGGCCCGCCAGCTGGTGGCCGCTCCCCCCAACATCGCCACCCCCCAGGCCCTCGCCGATGTGGCGGCGGCGATTGCCCAGGGCTTCGATCTGGAGCTCAAGGTGCTCGAGCGTGACGAGTGCGAGGCGCTGGGCATGGGGGCCTATCTGGGAGTGGCCCAGGGTTCCGACCTGCCGCCCAGGTTCATCCATCTCACCTACCGGCCCTCCGGTGAGGTGAAGCGTCGGGTGGTGCTCGTCGGCAAGGGGCTCACCTTCGATTCCGGCGGCTACAACCTCAAGACCGCCGGCTCCCAGATCGAGATGATGAAGTACGACATGGGTGGCAGCGCGGCGGTGCTGGGGGCTGCCCGCGCTATCGGCCAGCGGCGCCCCGAGGGCGTCGAGGTGCACGTGATCGTCGCCAGCTGCGAGAACATGATCAGCGGCGGGGCGATCCATCCCGGTGACATCCTCACCGCCTCCAACGGCACCACGATCGAGATCAACAACACCGATGCCGAGGGGCGCCTCACCCTTGCCGACGCGTTGGTCTACGCCTCGAAGCTCGAGCCCGACGCCATCGTCGATCTCGCCACCCTCACCGGTGCCTGCGTGATCGCGCTGGGTGAGGAGATCGCCGGTCTGTGGGCCAACAGCGACCTGCTGGCCGATGGCCTGCTCAGCGGTGCCCGACTCGGCGGCGAGAGCCTCTGGCGCATGCCGCTGCAGGCCTCCTACAAGAGTGGTCTCAAGAGCACCCTGGCCGATCTCAAGAACACCGGCCCCCGCCCGGGTGGTTCGATCACCGCCGCCCTGTTCCTCCAGGACTTCGTCGCGAAGGGCATCGCCTGGGCCCACATCGACATCGCCGGCACCGTCTGGGCGGACAAGGAGCGGGGTCAGCACCCTGCCGGCGCCACGGGTTTCGGCGTGGCCACGCTGGTCAACTGGATCGTCGATGGCGCCGCCGCCTAG
- a CDS encoding GIY-YIG nuclease family protein, whose translation MTKLSQRQGELFGSGGDLSGLSGPSPPPPPLLRGQLLAWQERLRSHQGPLFRGQAAGAAQASLFSATEPQDPLQRAVSLDPLSLQPQSLSFWRWPEAPHRGAAIYLVIDRSAPDADPLLLYVGETGRADRRWKGDHDCKRYLAAYGEALRKASLPMALSIRFWCDVPLAIGQRRALEQALIRRWWPPFNKETRERWATPFTADPD comes from the coding sequence ATGACGAAGCTCTCCCAGCGCCAGGGCGAGCTGTTCGGCTCGGGCGGTGACCTCAGCGGCCTCTCCGGGCCGTCACCGCCGCCGCCGCCGCTGCTGCGCGGTCAGCTGCTCGCGTGGCAGGAGCGGCTCCGGAGTCATCAGGGGCCCCTCTTCCGCGGCCAGGCCGCCGGCGCGGCCCAGGCCAGCCTGTTTTCCGCAACGGAGCCGCAGGATCCGCTCCAGCGAGCCGTCTCCCTCGACCCGCTGTCGCTGCAGCCCCAGAGCCTCTCCTTCTGGCGCTGGCCGGAGGCTCCCCACCGCGGTGCCGCCATCTATCTCGTCATCGATCGCTCCGCTCCGGATGCCGATCCTCTGCTGCTCTATGTGGGCGAGACCGGCCGGGCCGACCGCCGCTGGAAGGGCGACCACGACTGCAAGCGCTACCTGGCGGCCTATGGCGAGGCCCTGCGCAAGGCCTCCCTGCCGATGGCCCTGAGCATCCGCTTCTGGTGTGATGTGCCGCTGGCCATCGGGCAGCGCCGCGCCCTGGAGCAGGCGCTGATCCGCCGCTGGTGGCCGCCGTTCAACAAGGAGACGCGTGAGCGCTGGGCAACGCCGTTCACGGCTGACCCCGACTGA
- a CDS encoding DUF1825 family protein: MAFFDSEIVQDEARSLFGDYQNLMKLGSDYGKFDREGKKLYIERMEAMMDRYRVFMKRFELSDDFQAKLTVEQLRTQLGQFGLTPETMFEQMQRTLDRMKGELEKTA; the protein is encoded by the coding sequence ATGGCCTTCTTCGACTCCGAGATCGTCCAGGACGAGGCCCGAAGCCTGTTCGGCGACTACCAGAACCTGATGAAGCTGGGCAGCGACTACGGCAAGTTCGATCGCGAGGGCAAGAAGCTCTATATCGAACGCATGGAGGCGATGATGGATCGCTATCGGGTGTTCATGAAGCGCTTCGAACTCTCCGACGATTTCCAGGCCAAGCTCACGGTCGAGCAGCTGCGCACCCAGCTCGGACAGTTCGGCCTGACGCCCGAGACGATGTTCGAGCAGATGCAGCGCACCCTGGATCGGATGAAGGGCGAACTCGAGAAGACCGCCTGA
- the tyrS gene encoding tyrosine--tRNA ligase produces MVEQPSSASPCPELPAWLSRGLADLFPAGSGPADPDQQLAARLVEAADQVRPLRVKLGIDPTGSDIHLGHSILFRRLRAFQDAGHTAVLIIGDFTARIGDPTGKSATRVQLSAAEVEAHAETYLVQLGLGQAPERALLDFETPGRLEVRRNSEWLAGLDLPQVIDLLGTSTVGQMLAKEDFANRYGSGTPISLHEFLYPLLQGYDSVQVQADVELGGTDQKFNVAMGRDLQRHFGQRPQFGMLLPILPGLDGVQKMSKSLANTVGLSEDPLSMYSKLEKVPDAVVDDYLTLLTDLDLAALPANPRERQKAMALEITRQRHGEAAARQAQADAATLVAGASGSAEAEVPEASLAGVNFPAKAFYLLSAVKICASSSEARRQIQGGGVKLDGEKLLDPSQEFATAAELDGKVLQLGKKTFRRLVAG; encoded by the coding sequence ATGGTTGAGCAGCCCAGCTCCGCATCCCCCTGCCCCGAGCTGCCCGCCTGGCTGAGCCGCGGCCTGGCCGATCTCTTCCCTGCCGGCAGCGGACCCGCCGATCCCGATCAGCAGCTGGCGGCCCGCCTGGTGGAGGCCGCCGATCAGGTCCGGCCGCTGCGGGTGAAGCTGGGCATCGACCCCACCGGCTCCGACATCCATCTGGGGCATTCGATTCTGTTCCGGCGCCTGCGCGCCTTCCAGGACGCGGGGCACACCGCCGTGCTGATCATCGGCGACTTCACCGCCCGCATCGGCGACCCCACCGGCAAGAGCGCCACCCGCGTGCAGCTGAGCGCCGCCGAGGTGGAGGCCCACGCCGAGACCTATCTGGTGCAGCTGGGGCTGGGGCAGGCGCCGGAGCGGGCCCTGCTCGACTTCGAGACGCCGGGGCGGCTGGAGGTGCGCCGCAACAGCGAATGGCTGGCGGGACTGGATCTGCCCCAGGTGATCGACCTGCTCGGCACCAGCACGGTGGGCCAGATGCTGGCCAAGGAGGACTTCGCCAACCGCTACGGCTCCGGCACGCCGATCTCTCTGCACGAGTTCCTCTACCCACTGCTGCAGGGCTACGACTCGGTGCAGGTGCAGGCGGACGTGGAGCTCGGCGGCACCGATCAGAAGTTCAACGTGGCGATGGGCCGCGACCTGCAGCGCCATTTCGGCCAGCGCCCCCAGTTCGGGATGCTGCTGCCGATCCTGCCCGGCCTCGACGGCGTGCAGAAGATGAGCAAGAGTCTCGCCAACACCGTGGGCCTGAGCGAAGACCCGCTCTCGATGTATTCGAAGCTCGAGAAGGTGCCCGATGCGGTGGTGGACGACTACCTCACCCTGCTCACCGATCTCGATCTGGCGGCCCTCCCTGCGAATCCGCGCGAGCGCCAGAAGGCGATGGCCCTGGAGATCACCCGTCAGCGCCACGGCGAGGCGGCCGCCCGTCAGGCCCAGGCCGATGCGGCGACCCTGGTGGCGGGCGCCAGCGGCAGCGCCGAGGCCGAGGTGCCGGAAGCCTCCCTGGCGGGGGTGAACTTCCCGGCGAAGGCCTTCTACCTGCTGAGCGCCGTCAAGATCTGCGCCAGCAGCAGCGAGGCGCGCCGCCAGATCCAGGGCGGCGGCGTGAAGCTGGATGGCGAGAAACTGCTGGACCCCAGTCAGGAGTTCGCCACCGCCGCCGAGCTCGATGGCAAGGTGCTGCAGCTCGGGAAGAAGACCTTCCGGCGGCTCGTGGCTGGCTGA